tgtcttcacatcaccttctttcCTGAGTGTATCGCTGTGTTGTCACacggttttctctctctctgtgtttgtgtCCAGATTCCTCTATTGTTATAAAGGCATCAGATtatccacccctccccacccctgcctccatccagtgtgacctcattttaactgatTATATCCACAAAGACACTATATCCAAACAAGGGCATATTCACAgatcctgggggttaggacttgaacatatcttttggggagacacaattctaTCCACACTAGgcatcaaacaaaataaatgaggaaaccataTGGCACGGTAGATAGTGACACGTGCTAAGGTATAAAATGAAGCAGGGAAGGAATCGAAGTGTCTGGGGCATTGCAGTTTTACacaaggagggcagggaaggcctccctgagatGGTGACATTTGAGTCAAAActtaaaaaggcaagaaagtgaGGCATGTAGAAGTCTGGGAGGAGGAGTGAACCAGGCAGAGACACAGttcatgcaaaggccctgaggtgggagtgtgcCTGTCAATTTGAGGAACTTCAAGGAGGCCATGTGGTTGGAagagagtgaagggggaggagtggTAGGGAATGAGGTAGgtagggggggggagggagggggatccCGCTCATGTAGGGCTTTGTAGGATGCAGCGAGTTCAAAATTACAGTCTTCTGTCACGGAGTAGCCCCTCAGCCACAAGATTCTGGTGATTTCCTCTCCATCAGACATCTATGCCATCGGCGTGGGCAACCTGGATGTGGACTGGAGAGAACTGAATGAGCTGGGGTCCAAGAAGGATGGCGAGAGGCACGCCTTCATTCTGAAGGACATGAAGGCTCTGAGCCAGGTCTTTGAGCACATGCTGGGTGAGTGTGCTTCGCCCTCTCCAGAGCGCTGTGGCCAGTGTGGAGCCGGCCAAGGGCACCGCTCACAGtgtccctccccagcctccttcaCCATCTGCTCCTCACACCCACAGATGTCTCCCAGCTCACGGACACCATCTGTGGGGTAGGGAACATGTCTGCCAATGCCTCTGCCCAGGAGAGGACACCCTGGCATGTCACTATTAAGGTAccaggaaggagggatggggctTGGATCCCAGAGGTGACAGAGGCCATGAGCCAGAGACACAGCAGTGCCTGAAGATCACCTGTTCCCCTGCAGCCCAAGAGCCAGGAGACCTGCCGAGGGGCCCTCGTCTCGGACCAGTGGGTCCTGACAGCCGCTCACTGCTTCCGCAACGCCGAGGACCACTCCCTGTGGAGGGTCAGCGTGGGTAAGGAAGGGCCTGCACCTGCTTCCCGACCCCGTGGGCAGAGCTCCCACCTCTTGTCCCTAGCCTCTGGCCCCTTCAGCAGCCCTGGTCCAGCCTAATCTGCCACATTGTTTCCAGGGGATCCCAACTCCCAGTGGGGCAAAGAATTCCAAATTGAGAAGGCGGTGATCTCCTCAGGGTTCAATGTCTTTGCCAAGAAGAATCAGGGAATCCCGGAGTTCTATGGCGATGACATAGCTCTGCTAAAGCTGGCCCAGAAAGTGAAGATGTCCACCCACGCCAGGTGCCGGAGTCTGGGATGGGAGGGTGCCCTCTGGATGAGAGTGCTCTGGGGAGCGCTGGAGGAGGGGACACCAAGGATGGGCCTCTGTGACCCTTGTCCTTCTCCTCAGGCCTATCTGCCTTCCCTGCACGGTGGGGGCCAATCTGGCTCTGCGGAGACTTCCAGGCAGCACCTGCAGAGACCACGGTGAGCGCTGGGCTTAGGGTGCATGAAGAACTGGGATCAGGGCTTGGGGGTCGATGACGTGGGCTGTGCTGCAGTTCCCAAGTCGGGAGTCTGGATGCTGGGTAAAGGGACCAGCACTAACATCCTTTTCCTTGACTGTAGAGAGTGAACTTCTGAACAAATTGAGCATTCCTGCTCATTTCGTGGCTTTGAATGGGAACAAGCTGAACGTTAACCTCAAGACAGGGTTGGAGGTGAGGGTCTCGGGTCCAGTATGCTATGGGGGGAGGGGATCCCCCTGTGGCAACTCCCGGAACGTCTCTCTTCATCCCCTAGCTCTGACTGCTTTCTCCATCTGACTCCAAGTCACCCCTCCTCCCGGCCGAGCTGCACTGCCAGGTGTCCCCTGGGCCTGCTCACTCCATCCTTCTGTCCTATTCCACCCCTACTGCAGTGGACAAACTGTGTCAAGGTCGTCTCCCAAGACAAAACCACGTTCCCCAACTTGACAGATGTCAGAGAGGTGGTGACAGACCAGTTCCTATGCAGTGGGATGCAGGGGGATGACAATCCCTGCAAGGGTGAGCCCCCCCACCCACTTCTCACCCCCAGTCCCCACCCTGGAGTCTGGACTCCTGAGGGGAAGGCCACCTGTGTCCCTCTGGCCGGCTTGCATGCCAGGACACCGGTGCACCGCCCTGATGCAGTGATGAGAGTCAGGATGACAGTCTCTTGTCCCTCCTTTCTGGCAGGAGAATCTGGGGGAGCAGTTTTCCTTGAGCGGAGATTCAGGTTTTTTCAGGTGAGGAGAGAGGGGGGGAAGCTCACAGGACTGGAGTTACATGATCTTGGCCTTGTGGAGGCACGAGGCAGGCCTTGGAAGGAACTAAGGAGGTTGGGGCTTGGGGCTGGGACCGGGGCAGCGTCCCCACCCCAACCGCTCCTTCTTCCAGGTGGGCCTGGTGAGCTGGGGTCTCTACAACCCCTGTGGCAGCTCTGACAAGAACTCCCGCAAAAGCGCGCCCCATGGCAGGGTCCCACCACCACGAGATTTCCACATCAGTCTCTTCCACCTGCAGCCCTGGCTGAGACAGCACCTGGAGGGCGTCCTGAACTTTTTGCCCCTCTGATCATGGCCACTGAGCCCTTCGCTGTCCTGCCAGGACCCGCCATCTCTCCCGTCTCCTACCACCGAATGTCCACCCTCAGCCTCCATGACCCATCCGCACGCCTTGCTCTGAGCGCATCCCTGCTTCCAGGATCCCAAAGCAGCGGCACATCCACGCTGGGGAACCCCTGGTTCTCCTGCCAGTGAGGACCCCACCCTCTGCTTTACTTacctccctctccttccacttTCACAGGGAATTACCCGgttatgaaattaataaaaatcaatgattTCCACATCTGTCTGTGCCTCTGCCTGGGGGCTGgcctggggggagagagaggccaGAATGATTCCAGGAACGGCAAGAAGGCAGGTCAGAGACCCTGCTGGACAAACAATGGCTGGACTCTGCTCCATAACAGAGTCAACAGGGAAGCCAGTGAGGGCCTTATATCTAATCCCCAAGGGGGAGGTCTGGGCTTGTTGGGGAGGAACTGGAGCTGAGAGGAGGTGTTGACAGGCAGTCCTGGACCTTGGGCAGCAAAAGGTGGGGTTTTgcagtttctgtttccttgattGGCAGCTCAGTGGGGCCCTCCCGCTTGGACATTCCGGGAAGTGATGTGGGTAGGGTGCGTGGCTCGAACAGCAGGTGCCAGAACACAGATTGCATAAAAGGCTGGAGGctgtgggggcaggggaagggagcgTGACCAGGCTCAGGTCTGGAGTTTCAGCTTGGACATCGAGCCAAGCAGACACGcagcagaagccaggagaggCCATCCTGCCACCAGCCCCAGTTTCTCTCCTGTCTTCCGTCACCATGGGGAGCAATTGCAGCCCCCAACTCTGCCTGGTACCCTTGATCCTGGGTCTCTTGTGTGGAGGTAAGTGAGGtcacagcccccctccccccacccctgctgccccCAGGATCCGTCCTTGGCCTTGTGAGGCTGGGCTTCACCAGCCTTTCTCTTTAGGTGTGAGCATGACGCCATTGCCTGAGGCCGGGCCCCAAAGCCCCTGCTCTCTGGAGGGAGTAGAGATCAAAGGTGGCTCCTTCCGGCTTCTCAAGGCGGGCCAGTCACTGGAGTACTTGTGTCCTTCTGGCTTCTACCCATACCCTGTGCAGATTCGTACCTGCAGATCCACGGGATCCTGGAGCACCCTGCAGACCCAAGACAAAAAGATTGTCAAGAGGGCCGAATGCAAAGGTTGGAGGGCAGTGAGGATGGGCATGGGCCAGCGGAGGGACGGAGCAGGTGGTGGCCAAGGTCCAGACTTGGATAAGATTAGACTTGTGTGGAGACCAGGCAGGCTGACAAGTTGGGCTGAGCAAGGGTAGGAGATGAGCAAGGGCTggaggtgggatggagggagaatGAAGGGGAGCTAACCTTTACTAAGCGTTTACCCCGTGTCAGGCAGCCCTGGCAGTTCAAGGAACACTcagaaatggggaggggggagtggcaGGATTCCTCATGGGTTGAGGTACCCTCCAGGGGTCAAGGGTAGTAGCTGATCCTGTAGGACCGAGAAGGCGCTGTTTCTCAGTGACAGGGTCCCTGAGACCAGGAGGGATATCATAAAGGGCAGCCCTTCCGTCTCAGTAACTTCTACTTGTTCTCCTCCCCCAAAGCAATTCGCTGTCCCAGACCACAGGACTTTGAGAACGGGGAGTACTGGCCCCGGGCCCCCTACTACAATTTGAGTGATGAGATCTCTTTCCGCTGTTATGATGGTTACACTCTCCGGGGCTCTGTCAATCGCACCTGCCAAGTGACTGGTCGGTGGGATGGGGAAACGGCCATCTGTGATGATGGAGGTGAGAAGCATCCCCTTTTCCCACGACAGTACCTTCTTCCTGACCACCCTCAGCCTGAGGAACTGGCACCATAGCCCTTGTGCTCTACCTTGCCCTTCGGGCCTCAGGCTTTGGCCCTTACCtccatgtctcatgcttctgcaGCGGGGTACTGCCTGAACCCGGGCATCCCCATTGGCACAAGGAAGGTGGGCAGCCAGTACCGCCTTGAAGACAGTGTCACCTACTACTGCAGCCGGGGGCTCACTCTACGTGGCTCCCAGCGGCGAACATGTCAGGAAGGTGGCTCTTGGAGTGGAACGGAGCCTTCTTGCCAAGGTGACCCTTCATCTGTACCCTCACGTCAGATCCTGCTCTCCCATCCTCACATCCCCACACTAGAGCACTGCCTTCTCCCCCTACTGCAACCCAGCTCCTTCCTCACTTCTAAACCTCCCCGAAGAACTTCTGAGCCCTTCCCACCCTGGAAACCCACCATCTCTCATCACTGTGTCCCTGACCCTCCCAGACATTTGACCTGCTTTCTGACTTCTCCCAGACTCCTTTATGTACGATACCCCTGCAGAGGTGGCCGAAGCCTTCCTGTCTTCTCTGACAGAGACCATAGAAGGAGTTGATGCTGAGGATGGGCACAGCCCAGGTTTGAAGACAGAGAGGGGAGGCAGGGCggggaattgggggtggggggaggatggagaaggggcaggagaaCCATGCATCCTGGAGCCTGAGTCTCTCTGGTGGCACCCAGGGGAACAACAGAAGAGGAAGATTATCCTGGACCCCTCGGGCTCCATGAACATCTACCTGGTGCTGGATGGATCAGACAGCATTGGGTCCCGCAACTTCACAGGGGCCAAGAATTGTCTCAGCAACTTCATTGAGAAGGTGGGGACCCCTCCCCCTGAATGTGGGGACCCTGGATGGACCTCACTGCCCTGCCAGGACTAGCTCCCTGGTGCTCCCAGCCCCTCTGAGCCACAGGGTCCCAGAAAATCTCCAGGTCCtattctgtcttcttttccttttatttgaagCACTTCCTTAATCTTTAACCCAGACTCCTCCATGAACCCCAGGGTGATGAGTCAGTCCTTGAGCCCTTCCCTGTCTGTCCCAGCAAAGCTGCTGAATTCTCCCAGCCATATATTCTACTTTCAATGCCATGACCCCTTGCTCCCCTCACCCACAGGTGGCAAGTTATGGGGTGAGGCCAAAATATGGTCTAGTGACATATGCCACAGACCCCAAAGTTTTGATCAGAGTGTCTAACCAAAAGAGCAGCGATGCAGACTGGGTCACAGAGCAGCTCAACCAAATCAACTACGAAGGTCAGAAGTCAGGGAAGGGAATGGTGGGAGGTTCACTCTGGGGTCAGAGGGGTCCGAAGTTTCAGGAGCGTTGTGGGGAGGGCAGTGAGACAAGGAGGGCTACTTTTTAATCCACGGATGGGCGGCAGGGTCATTGGAAAATGGGGGTTGGTGGGAACCCTTATGGAACTGAGATGGTCACTTTGTTGTCAAAGGGAAGTCAGTGGGGTGACAGTTAACTCAAAAAGCTAACAGATGTGGATCTCAGTTGCTGCTAGGCCTCTGGGGTCAAGGATGGCTTGGAAGTCCAGGTGAGGTGatgatttcttccctttccaCAGACCACAAGTTGAAGGCAGGGACTAACACCAAGAAGGCTCTCCTGgaagtatacaacatgatgagCAGGGAAGTGCACAACCTCCCTGAAGCCTGGAACCGCACCCGCCACGTCATCATCCTCATGACTGATGGTCAGAGGGACCTTTCTCCTGCCTCTGACTCCCCACCCTCTCAAACCAGCGTGTGGCCCTGAAGTCCACGTGTAACACTGGACTCATGGTTGGGGGCCTGAGTGCTGCTCTTCCTGTGAACCTTTATGAGGAGGGACCCTTCTCTACACCGTCTCTCACGtccatctcctccccaccctgcccactcAGCCATATATGTCACTCCTTCCAGCCAGTTTATCTTCCTTGACCctcttccttccttgtctcccacCTTCATGGTCCTGGTCTCTCCTGCAGGCTTGCACAACATGGGTGGGGATCCAGTCTCTGTCATTCACGATATCCGGGACTTGCTGGACATTGGTAGAAATCGCAAAAACCCCAGGGAGGATTATCTGGGTGAGTTTTGTTGCCTAGGACTCAGCACCCCACTTTCTTAGCTCCTGCCCCCCAGGGCCTGGACCCTCAcgctccctttttctctctcagacATCTATGTGTTCGGGGTTGGGCCTCTGGTGGACCAAGACAACATCAATGCTTTGGCTTCCAAGAAGGATAAAGAGCAACACGTGTTCAAACTCAAGGACATAGATAACCTGGAGGATGTTTTCATACAAATGCTTGGTAGGAAGATATCAGAAGGGTATAAGGAGATGGTCAGGAAGCTCAGCTCTCCCCAGACCCCTCAAGGTCACTCATTCTTCCACCCCTCCTGAAGCCCTGGCAGTCTGGAAGTCCTTTCTCATTCCTCCTTCTCTACCTCCGTGTCACTATTCTTGCTTCCTGGTACTGCCCACTCCCTGATCTTAGAATCACAGACTTCTGAATGATGCAGAGATCTTTCTTAAGTCCCtcgttttacagatgtggaaactggggCCAAGAGAGGTCAAGGAATGGCAAGTTAGCAAGAGTTGGGCCTGAAAACATCCAGGTCTCTGATCTTTGTCCCCTGTTCTTTTCACGATACCACAGTGGTTCCCTGCCCTCAATGTAAGGAAACAAGTGCCcctgccttccctttcctcctatgGGCATCTGGTCCCCATAGACATGTAGGTGTCCCTCCCCAAAAGGCTGCTGCCATTTGGAAGTGAAGTGTTCCAGCTTTCAGTACAATCTCCTTTCTTGCCAGATGAAACCCGGACTCTGGGTCTTTGTGGCATGGTTTGGGAGCACAAGAAAGGTACTGACTATCACAAGCAACCATGGCAGGCCAAGATCTCAGTCACTGTGAGTGCAGTGTCCTGATGGCGGGGACTTATGGGAGGAGAGGTCGGGGCGAAACGAAGGTCGGGGGAAGGGCAAAGTGTTCATAGATGGTGTTGTTTGTGAAAGCCGAGCTTTCCCTCTGCCGCTCTCTTCCCAGCGTCCTTTGAAGGGACATGAGAGCTGTATGGGTGCTGTGGTGTCTGAGTACTTTGTGCTGACAGCGGCACACTGTTTCACTGTGGATGACGAGAGACACTCAATCAAGGTCAGCATGGGTAAGGATGCAACCAATCAATCCTGAGCTTCAGCCATGCCCTCTGGGCAGTACCTCCCACTCTTCAAGAGCCCACACTCCACCTGACCTCAACGCAGCCCCTTCCCTTGCACGCTGGACCAGTTAGGGATGGGGAAGACTTGAGTTAGGGATGACATGGAGGCAGCAGACTGCCTACAGAGAAGTGGGTGGTCTAGAGGTACCCATTCTCCTACTTCAGGAGGGAAGAAGCAGGAGTGGGAGATAGAAGAAGTCCTATTTCACCCAAACTATGACCTCAatgcaaaaaaagcaaaaggtaTTCCTGAATTTTATGACTATGATGTGGCCCTGATCAAGCTCAAGAAGAAGCTCAAGTATGATGAGACCATCAGGTGAGCCATGTGGGTTCCCAAAGAGAAAAGGCTGGGAGAGGTAGGGCTGGAAGACTGGGGCAGGTCCAGAGTTCACCATCCCTGAATTTCCCCGTCTCTCCTCAACAGGCCCATTTGTCTCCCCTGCACTGAGGGATCGAATCAAGCTTTGAGGCTTCCACAGTCAACCACGTGCCGGCAACAGAGTAAGACATATTCAGGGAGAGTAGCATAAGGGTGAGGTTCTGAGAGACAAGGGGGGCATGAGAGGGAGCTGCAGGAAGAGGAGGTGATGCCCAGCCCAGTCTCTAGCTCACAGGAAGGGGTGGAGGAACATTTGCTGAGTGACAAAGGACAAGGAcaatgggggaagggagagtgcTGAAATGACCCAGTCTGTCCATTTGTCCAGTGCAAGAGCTGCTCCCGGCAAAGGATATCAAAGCTCTGTTTGTGTCTGAGTTGTCTAAGGATCATAGGAAGACACTGATTCGGAAGGAGGTCTACATCAAGAATGGGGAAAAGGTGAGGAACGTGGGATCCTGAGGCCCTTTACACCCCAATTCTTCCTAAGCAAGCTTTGTTCATCACTCCTCTCCTGCGTGCATCCCCACCTCACCTACAGAAAACTAGCTGTGAGAGGGATGCTCTACATGCCACAGGCTATGACAAAGTCAAGGACGTCTCTGAGGTAGTCACCCCCAGGTTCCTTTGCACCGGAGGGGTGGCTCCCTATGCTGACCCCAACACTTGCAAAGGTGAGAGAAGGCTCTTTGGTTGTGATCTAAGTTCCTGAGGCCCAGGAGTCTTTTCCCCTACAGCTTCTCCTTCCCTGTAGGTGATTCTGGTGGTCCCCTGATTATTCACAAGAAGAGTCGCTTCATTCAAGTGagtttcccctttcctctctgtggGGAGATGCCAAGTGGTCAGCATGGCCCCCAAAGCAGGAAAGCTCACTGCATGTGGCTGGAAAGGGGAGGGTGGAGCCTGCCTCACCTTTGGACTTCTCCTTGAACTGGCCAGCTTAGGGCTGTGTGTCTGATCTGTGTGCCAGGGGAAAGGACTGAGCTGGGCCCCTAGTCTAATCCTCCCAGGTCAGCTCAGATGTAGCTGGGAGTAGCTGTGCTCCCTGGGATTAGGAAGGAATTCTACCAAATGGTTCCTGGGACCCCCTCGCCCTCTCCAGGTTGGTGTGATCAGCTGGGGCGTTGTGGATGTCTGCAAGCGGCAGCAACAGGTACCTGCTTACGCCCGAGACTTTCACATCAACCTCTACCAAGTGCTGCCCTGGCTCAAGGAAAAACTCCAAGATGAGGATCTGGGTTTTCTATAAGGGGTTTCCTGTTGGAAAGGGGCATgagagcaaattaaaacaactacAACAACACCTGTGTTCAAGATCCTTTTGGGGTAAAGGAGCAGGGAGCGTGCACTGACCATGTTGTTACAACTGAGATCAAATCTAACAGCCGTTTTTAAAGGCTCAACCCCAATCCCAAGTGCTGAAAAACCAGAGGCTGAGGGAGATGTGTGAGCTTCCACCTCAGTGTTTTACTGAGACCAGCGTTGGGGCAGATGAGGCACACGGAATCCAGCTCCACTCCCTAGAAGCCGTCCACAAGGTTTTCCTTATAGACGTCATCACTGTAGACAATCTGGGTCCTCTTGTCCCGGTGGCAACCCTTAGGGCTATTCTGGACAGCTAGGGAGGGAGGAGAGTATTCATTAAGGTCTGAAGGAGGGCACTGATGAGACCTGAGGCCCAGAGTTTGACCACCTCAACTCTAGCCTCTGGCCCTTGGATGCCCAGTTTCCATGCTGCTCTCTGGTGGCCGGGATGGCCTTTCTATTAATACCTTTAGCCCCCTTAGGCCAGTGGCTACCAACCCATGGCCCCAGCAAAAAAGAGTGTACACTGTTATCATGGCACATGCAAATACCGTAATGAGTGTTTTGTTCTTAGAAAAACCCCATATGTTATTGTTGAGACGTGTAAATAATGTTAACCCACAACTTTCAGTCAGtacaccaaaaattaaaaaattagaaaatctctaTAGTCCTTTGTTAACGTGCTGGTCCTTTTTGGTTCCTTCTTGTACAGAGGGCCACTCTTGCTCTGAACTCCCTTGTGCCCACTCCTTTACACGAAAATCTATTTCAGGTAAAACGGGTTATTCACTCCATCAGGAGAACTCATTCTGGGTGTAGCTTTGGCTCTCAGCATTCTCCCTCGAGCcgtctcttccccttcctctttcctccctacCCCCGGTGTGTCCCTCTCTTCACCCCACCTCCAAGGATTCCATCCCTGCCACTCTGGGCCTGGAGTGAACCCCCCATACAAGCCCCCATTCTCTTGGAGCTTTGTATCTTGACTCCGCTGATCACTTCCTCTTTCTCAAAGCTTGTATCCTTTGGCTGCAATGACCCAGGCCCCTCGGGTGCTGCTCCCGGCCCCATGAcctctccttct
This is a stretch of genomic DNA from Balaenoptera musculus isolate JJ_BM4_2016_0621 chromosome 11, mBalMus1.pri.v3, whole genome shotgun sequence. It encodes these proteins:
- the CFB gene encoding complement factor B — translated: MGSNCSPQLCLVPLILGLLCGGVSMTPLPEAGPQSPCSLEGVEIKGGSFRLLKAGQSLEYLCPSGFYPYPVQIRTCRSTGSWSTLQTQDKKIVKRAECKAIRCPRPQDFENGEYWPRAPYYNLSDEISFRCYDGYTLRGSVNRTCQVTGRWDGETAICDDGAGYCLNPGIPIGTRKVGSQYRLEDSVTYYCSRGLTLRGSQRRTCQEGGSWSGTEPSCQDSFMYDTPAEVAEAFLSSLTETIEGVDAEDGHSPGEQQKRKIILDPSGSMNIYLVLDGSDSIGSRNFTGAKNCLSNFIEKVASYGVRPKYGLVTYATDPKVLIRVSNQKSSDADWVTEQLNQINYEDHKLKAGTNTKKALLEVYNMMSREVHNLPEAWNRTRHVIILMTDGLHNMGGDPVSVIHDIRDLLDIGRNRKNPREDYLDIYVFGVGPLVDQDNINALASKKDKEQHVFKLKDIDNLEDVFIQMLDETRTLGLCGMVWEHKKGTDYHKQPWQAKISVTRPLKGHESCMGAVVSEYFVLTAAHCFTVDDERHSIKVSMGGKKQEWEIEEVLFHPNYDLNAKKAKGIPEFYDYDVALIKLKKKLKYDETIRPICLPCTEGSNQALRLPQSTTCRQQMQELLPAKDIKALFVSELSKDHRKTLIRKEVYIKNGEKKTSCERDALHATGYDKVKDVSEVVTPRFLCTGGVAPYADPNTCKGDSGGPLIIHKKSRFIQVGVISWGVVDVCKRQQQVPAYARDFHINLYQVLPWLKEKLQDEDLGFL